CATCTCATTATTAATTAATGAACATATCGCCTACCACCAATGAAAGAATATCGTCTGTTAATTCTTGCAATAAATATTGCAAAATTATAGTACCCATGCCCAATCCAGGGTTCGAACCTAGTTGGATAGATTTCCTCGTAAGGAATCTTATCAGTTGATCCAGCTATGCCGCTACTAGACGCTCGGCCACCTTTGATTTGCCGGAGTCAAGCAAAGGGCTGCAGGAGGAAAAGACGAAGAAGGGGATATTTGGATCTAGCTGCTAAATTTTAGTTCATATCACATCAAAATAAATTTTACTATTTTGacatattaaataaagtttaattataaaaataattgcagaactctgggctaaactgcgagacgaatctaacgaggtaTATTAATCCACATAATTAGAGGAAGGTCACTatagcaaatcatgaattaattaggctaatTGAATTCATCTCGCCAATTAGCACTCATCTGTCAGAAAaaatataaacatattttatttaatactcttaaatAGCAAGATTATTTTTAATGTGACTGGAGCTAAATTTTAACAGGAGAAAACAAACAGGGTCCAAAGAAGCGTCAGCTTCTGACTCATCTGGCTGAAAGTGTGAACCGTTGTCAGACCCATATCTGTTGGGCGGGTcgtttgttgttgctgctggccATTGGCCAAGTGCCACCTGTGAGCCCATGCAAGCCCCTGAACCGCGCTGTTTCCACCAGGATTAAAGAAGGATTAGAGAAGAAAACAGAGTAAGGCGATGGACAGGCTGCCACCACACCAATCTACTCttccaaattattagttgttttggattttctagatacattgattttactatgcatctaaatatgatatatatctagatgcatagcaaaaaatatgcatctagaaaaatcaaaacaactaataatttaggaCGGAATGAGTACTTAGTCATTCCAAGCCGGCACCAAAGTTGTTCAGCTGAGCAAACATGTATGCAGCAAGCGCTACAGGGTATAGAGGAGAATTAGGACCGTGGATTACTTTATGTTCTGTTTCTCGGCCAAACTATTTCTTCAGGTATTTGAAGAGTTCCATCTGGAGTAGGACCAAGGAGATTACCTTGATACTCCAAAACTCTAGTGTGGCTCCCTACTCCGATCACGTGCCAGGGTTCAAAGATTCTTATGAACTGCATCAACCAAACAGAATTGAGAGTTAACAGGAGTTTTATGCGGATTTGTTCAGCCGCTCTCGTAGGCTCCCAGCTCAACATTACAGCATCAAAATCAAAAGAGGACAAAAGAATAGAGTAGAAAAAAATAGGTGAACGACATGAAGGTTTCTTTTCCATATATAGTTGGATACCACTACTATTCTTCCCTAGTAAATAAAGCCGCAGATATTCTGAATAAATAAAGGGGTAGAGCTGCTCTGATCAGCACATTACCAATTAGCtctcacatatatatatatatatatatataaaatttctaACTTGATATTTCCTAGTTGCAGAGCACCTTTCACTACACCATGGCCGGTTCCAAGCCcggataaaggaggagggttgtgtTAAGGCTTGGCGAGCCAACGTAAAAACCTTGCCACTCTTATggagatgaaacccaagagaAAACCGTTGGGGcataaccctcttagcgacgcgccaTATCGGAACCCGGATATGGTGTTAAGTGAGCAAGGGCCGGGTCGTCACCCTCGTGGCGCGCCGTGTCTTGATTTGGATACGGTGTCAAGTGAGCAAGGATCGGGTCGTCGCTTCCTCAGTGGCGCGCTACATCggcgcccgggtgtagtgaaaagtGAGCAAAGGTCTTCACATCTGACTCGGTGGGTGCGAAGGGCAAGGAAGCTAGtcgagccaactaggattcgtcTAGGTAGTTGGAATGTAGGGTCTCTTACTGGTAGGTTAAGAGAGTTAGTTGATTCAGCGATTAGGAGgtgtgtaaatattctatgcgttcaggatACTAAATGGatgggccagaaggcgaaggaggtagaggatactggcttcaagctttggtataCAGGAACGACTGCAAATAGGAATGGAGCTGGAGTTTTGATTGATAAGAGCCTCAAGGATGATGTGGTGGATGTCAGAAGGCGAGGAGATAGGATCATCTTAGTCAAGCTCGTTGTTGGTGACTTAGTCCTAAACATTATTAGTGCTTATGCctgaaaggatcgtggcccaagaagggggggttgaattgggactttttcaatttTCTACCTAGTCCTTAatctagactagtattgcccaatctacaaatttgaaacctagtcactagagcatactagcaaaaggtccttaggtaggtaaacacactatcatgatcattttgtctagatggttgcacactagcaagatcaaaacctaagcaagagatcacactaccatgcaagttgtcctagtcaatctacaagcaatcaaaagcaagaataacaacaaatggatttaattgcttgaaataaaagtaagggacacgagacaaccggattttttcccgtggtatcgaggagttgacgctccccctaatccacgttggagcacccacacaagggtatagctctcttgcttcaccaaggagcaagtgatcactaagaatgctccttctccatctccggaacggcgagcttcacaccgtgtacaatcttcttgtcttggggctcccacaaactccaagagcactttctcttcttctcaagggtggcctcaggtattcaaggtgtcaaaggcacttcaaatgagccagggggtgcccttatatagagtggagagggtcacatagccgttggaagttcactgcagaaaaatcgtgaccgccggaagaaccgacgggtgacaaatttgaggcgtcggttcaaccggtctctctgtgtccaattagtagccgttggggtttctgacacagtatccaggcttgcgtcattgcaccggtgcatgcttcgtagaggcatcggttcaaccggtgctgaagaggttcactgatcaactcaaacaagctccctggaacatagtacattcaatgcaccggtggttgattctgaagcgtcggttcaaccggtgctgaagacgagttgaggtccacctaaacatgctctctggaacatagtacatctaatgcaccggtgcttatctttttgaccatcggttcaaccggtgctatagagattgttgatttgatttctgcttgcatccagagagatagaccgacagggcgtcggaacttccgccaagcatcggatgctccgatgctaggggcatcggttaaaccggtgctgctatttttcttcgttttcaactgaattgacttggatttgaatgtaacttcgattgtttcttcttccaagtgttgtgttgattTCTATTGACCATAttgggctgtttttgagcgagtgtgcaagatttctaaggccaactcaattttgatcaagctactaactcatgaacccctcttaatagtacggtcaagaactaaaaactataaaccctagctaaatcaagtgtccttcatctccttgtgacacttgagactagaaaggtccttaatatttggaattgagtccttggcgcgcatgattgttttgaattgaggggtctcctttcatatttcatatgagactaatctaatcattgatttttccttcaaaacacatgttagtcgcatacggttgtcattaatcaccgaaacttaccattagcatctatcggcctagatgcgcttcaatgTCCCCCAAGTAGGACACGATGAGAGTGCTAAGAGACAGTTCTAGGATGACTTAGATGACATGGTTAGAGCTGTACCTATTAGGGAGAAACTTTTTATAGGAGGATATCTTAATGGTCATGTAGGAACCACAAACACAGGGTTCGAGACGGCACAtgggggttttggttttggtAGCAGAAATCTGGAAGGGGAGGAAGTCTTAGACTTTGCTGTAGCTTTTGACCTAATGCTAGCCAACACTTTCTTTCAAAAGAGAGAGTCCCACTTAGTGACCTTCAGTAGTGGCCAACACACTAgtcagatcgactttatcctcaCAAGAAGAGAGGATAAACGAGCATGCTTCGATTGTAAGGTTATACCCGGAGAGTGTGTAGTTTCCCAACATAAGCTGTTGGTGGCCGACTTTCATTTTCAGATGTGTGCCCGTAGGTCTAAACAAGCCAAGATCGCAAGAACGAAGTGGTGGAAGCTAAAAGGGGAGATGGCCGAGGTATTCAAGGGAAGAGTTATTGTGGAGGGCTCTTGGAATGAAGAGGGCGACGCAAACTACATGTGGAAGAAGATGGCGACCTGCATTCGGAAGGTAGCTTCGGAAGTTTTTGGGATGACCAGAGGGGGTGGGTGCAAAACTAAAGACATGTGGTGGTGGAACGAGGACGTCCagagggctattaaggagaacaAAGAGTGTTATAAGTGTTTGTTTCTTGATAGGAGTGCAGATAATATAGAGAAGTACAAGGTGGCACAGAAGATCGCAAAGCGAGCTATGAGTGAGGCGAAGGGTCGGGCTTATGAGGATATGTACCAACGACTGAATAcaaaggaaggagagaaggaCATCTATAGGATGGCGAGGGTGCATGAGAGAAAGACAAGGGACTTCAGCCAGGTTAAGTGCATTAAAGACGATATGGATCAGCTCTTGGTGAAGGAGGATGAAATCAGACTTAGATGGCAAGAGTATTTTGACAGACTGTATAACGGGGATAATGAGAATACAACTTTTAGCTGGACGACTCTTTTGATGACACCAACAGGCGCTTTGTGAGGAGGATTCTAGAATCTGAGGTCAAAGAGGCGTTGAAAAGGATGAAAGGAGGTAAGGCGACATGCCCTGATGGTATTCCAGTCGAGGTGTGGAGGTGCCTAGGTGATATAGCTATAGTTTGGCTAACAAAACTTTTCAACCGTATTTTTCGGTCGAACAAGATGCCTGAAGAGTGGAGAAGGAGTATATTGGTGCCGATCTACAAGAACAAAGGGGATATTCAAAGCTGCACCAACTACCGGGGAATTAAGTTGATGAGCCATACTATGAAGCTATGGGAGAGAGTTATTGAGCATCGTTTGAGAGGGATGACGCGGGTCACTATGAACCAGTTTggtttcatgcctggaaggtcaaccatagaAGCAATTTTCCTAATAAGACATGTCATGGAGCGGTATagagagcagaagaaggacctacacatggttttcattgacTTGGAGAAGACTTATGACAAGATACCACGAAATgtgatgtggtgggctttggataGGCATAAAGTCCCAACAAAGTATGTGGCCCTCATTAAGGACATGTACAATAATGTAATGACTAGGATCCGAACAAGTGATGGTGACACAGATGACTTTCCGATTAAGATAGGACTACATCAAGGATCAGCTTTGAGCCCGTATCTTTTTGCCCTAGttatggatgaggtcacaagagaCATACAAGATGATATTCCTTGGTATATGCTTTTCGCTGATGATGTCGTGTTAGTTGATAAAAGCCGTGCGGGAGTGAATAGGAAGCTGGAGTTGTGGCGGCAAACGCTAGAGTCCAAAGGTTTTAGACTTAGCAGGACTAAAACTAAGTATATGAGGTATGACTTCGGCGCCACTCATGAGGAGGGAGATGTTAGTTTGGAAGGCCAAATAGTGCCCAAGAGGGATACCTTTCGATATTTAGGATCGATGCtacagagagatggagatattgATGAGGATGTTAGTCATAGAATCAAAGCGGGATGGATGAAGTGGCGCCAAGCATCTGGCATCTTTTGTGACAAGAAGGTACCTCAGAAGTTAAAAGGCAAGTTTTATAGAACGGCGATTAGACCGGCAATGTTGTATGGTGCGAAATGTTGTAGAGCACCTTTCACCAAATTTTCCCATCTCAGTTGTGCCTTTTTCAGGTCATCAGGTGAGGACTGTTATCGGTGCCATATACTCATCCcgagaaaaaaaatactccTTTTCTTTCACAACGACCTGAACATGAACAAAGTTAATTCTTCCATTCTCTATAAATCCCCAAATTCATATCTTGCGAATTTTTCTTGATGACTTGCAATTGCAGATGCCTCAAAGGTCTGGTGTTCTACATTTCAGTTAGTCCACTAAAGGTGAAACCAGAAAGCAATTGAACAATAGTTATATTCCTTTTCCATGTACATTAGGATTCTGCTACAATCAGGGTTAACccaaccgtcggtaaccggttaccggtcaaaccggtccgaacCGGTTCTGGTATGAAACCGgtcgaaattcaaaatttaaatttaaatttaaaaaaatgaaaaattccaaaaaaatcctaaaaatacttcaaggtgcgacgaatctaatagtgtcaaattttctcaaaaattcgttcatttagtatagtttgcggagatttgaagttaaacaaaaaaacgtgcatacaaaagtatacaaatacaatataaaaatagtacaaaagagggttggagggttcatttagactaaaatatgttatacaaacatttatttagtatactttgcgggcatttgaatttaaaccaaaaaaaattgaatttgaccggttaccaggcaaaccgaccggttaccagtcaaaccggccagtaaaccggtcaaaccggccggtataccggtaggaACCGGTTAAACTACgccttttgaattcaaatttgaattccaccggttccgatcggtaaccggtcaaaccagtccggtaaaccggaactggagcccggcagttaccggttaccggtcgggaaataaaaccctggcTACAATTCGTCTCAATTAAATAACTTCAAATAGTTCAAAGAATGCTAGGAGCTGATATTGCTATTACAGATACATGAGCAAAACCACTTGCTTTGTGATGCAATGTGCGTGAACTCTCATATTCTGACAACTATTTCTAGAGAACCTACAACCAAGCTTTTCCCATCGCAGATTAAACATTTGGGGGGCACGTGTGTTGTGGATATCATATTCTGGGTAAAGCACTGAAGCCCTGTCAGTGACGTTTTTACCTGTTGATGCCATCCTACAAACTACATTGATAGGCTGCCGAATTGCCTGTTCCATTCTTCATAAGTACCCAGCTCGCTGGAAGAAACAGAAGGTCTGACCTCATGCATAGCATTCTCGAAGTCCTGCACATTCAAATAAGCAAAATAACTTGAATGCATGAATCAGGCGCAttgcaggaaaaaaaaaagagttattAATCAGTGATCAGAAGTGATCCATGGAGTGAAACAACTTTTTTCTCTTTAGATGGCCAGAAACCTCTGATTTCGTGGATTCCAACACCTATTTGACTAATACCTTCAGCATCACAGGTCGCATATCCTCCTTGCTGAGCTTTGTGATTTCAACGCCCCTTTGAAGAGCCTCTCTTAGTGGTCCCATTGAGGCATCTTTCACTAAGTTTTTCATGTCAGATCCTGAGTAACCTGGAAATAACAAACATTATTTAAAGCAGCAAAAATCAGCATGATCACATCAAGCTGCTAAGATAACAGCGATATTAAGAAAATTGGATGGTTATACCTTCTGTTAATTTGCATATTTCACTTGTTTCTTCATCAGAGAGCATGAAAAGTCCATCCTTCTCTAATAGATTGCGGATTATCCAAGCCCGTGCTTCTTCACAACCATGGTAGAGTAAGATTTCTGCAGTGATTTAactataaaagaaaagaaatagtgTTACCTGATGAAGGAAGGGGGATGTATAGGCGTTTTGTGAGACGCCTGCGTGCTGCTTCATCCAGTTCTTGAGGTCTGTTTGTTGCGCCTGCCATCATTTTCCACCAAGATATCAGTATCCACTTGGCTACTCCCCATCCATATTAGTTTATTTGATCCACCAACTTTCGGTTTCTTATAGAAATTTTTTAAATGAAGACATGGAAAATTTTACATAATGAACACAAGACTAACATGTGTT
The nucleotide sequence above comes from Panicum virgatum strain AP13 chromosome 3K, P.virgatum_v5, whole genome shotgun sequence. Encoded proteins:
- the LOC120700963 gene encoding uncharacterized protein LOC120700963, coding for MAEVFKGRVIVEGSWNEEGDANYMWKKMATCIRKVASEVFGMTRGGGCKTKDMWWWNEDVQRAIKENKECYKCLFLDRSADNIEKYKVAQKIAKRAMSEAKGRAYEDMYQRLNTKEGEKDIYRMARVHERKTRDFSQLDDSFDDTNRRFVRRILESEVKEALKRMKGGKATCPDGIPVEVWRCLGDIAIVWLTKLFNRIFRSNKMPEEWRRSILVPIYKNKGDIQSCTNYRGIKLMSHTMKLWERVIEHRLRGMTRVTMNQFGFMPGRSTIEAIFLIRHVMERYREQKKDLHMVFIDLEKTYDKIPRNVMWWALDRHKVPTKYVALIKDMYNNVIRCLKGLVFYISVSPLKVKPESN